Genomic DNA from Leptospiraceae bacterium:
CGTAAATGCTTTAGATAAAACTCATAGATTTGCTTTTTTAGTTTTTCGTCTGCCTTTTTATTGTGAAATTTACGACCAAGAATGAGTAAACAAAGAAGTCTTTCTTCATGAATCTCCGAGTGGATTAATTCCGTTAGCTCCTTAAATTCAAGTGTTTCAAATTCCTTTGCAACTTTTCTTAAGTTAGGAACTGTAATTCCAATAAAGACATCGCCTTCTCCATACTCGCCGCTACCGGTTTTAAAATATCCCTGGAGAAATTTTGCCTTTGTAGGATTAGATATTTTTTTAAGTTGAGATTTTAGTTTTTCCATTACTGACCGCTTTTACTTCTTTTCTCTACGCCTCAGTGTCTCTGTGGCAATCCCTAATTATCCACAAACAACGCAGCGACTCTTTCCAACTCCGCTTGCACTTTAGGCGTTGACGGCAAATGACCTGAAATTGCCTGTTGCAAAAATTCAATTCCCTTCGGTGATTCTTCAAAGCGCGGAACAAGATGAAAATGCAAATGCGGCACTGCTTCGGAAATAGTAATCGTATAAAGCTTCACCGGTTTAAAATGTTTGTAAATCCATTCGGTAGCAAGCTTCATGCATTCGCCTAGTTGCATAAACTCTCCGTGAATCAAATCATTGTAAGCCTCTACATGACGCTTAGGCTCAATGTATAAATACCCGGGAGCATTCTTAGAAAGCTCAGAATGTCTAACAACAAAGTGAAATGTCTCACCGATTACCATCGGAATCGTCTTTGAATGATGAATATCACATATTTTACAGTTCATAGTTTTAATCCTTTTTTCTATTTAATAAATACACAGCGGATATGGCTAGTAATCCGCCGATAATGGTTGTCCACTGAGGGGTTTCTCCGAGTAAGCCCCAACTACTAAGCATAGCACTTGCGGGAACTAGAAATATAAATGAGCTAGCTTTCGCCGAACCAAGTCTTGAGGAAGCAATAAAATAAACCGTTGTTCCAAACGAAGTAGAAATGGAGCCTAAATAGAATATATTAATCCAAAAATTGGAATCAAATGAAAGCGGAGCCAACCAATCATAGGGAAGCGCCAAACAAAAAGAAACCACTGTCCCAATTCCATAGAGATATAAGCTATAAGTAATCGGAGAAACATAACTCTTTGACTTTGCGGTGACAATAGACAATACAGCCCAAGTAAATGAGGCTAATATAAAGTAAACGTTACCACCGGAGAGCAACATAGAAAGTGACATTCCCCAAACTTTTAGAATTACAAGTCCACCCGCAAGTCCGAGCGCCAAACCGATGTATTCCCACAAATGCAATTTATATTTGTATAACAGAGCAACCAAAAAGAAATTGATAATTGGATTTAATGTAGTCACGAAAACTCCGCCTGCTCCTGAAAGTCCAGTTCGTAAGCCAATAAAAAAAAGCGCGTTGTAGATTAGCATCACAAACGCTCCACCAATCGCATATGGAATTCCTTTCTTTGGAATTCGAAAGCTATCTTTCGTAATCCAGAGGACAGGAATTAGAGATACAAATGTAACAAGAAGTCTCCAAAATAAAATTACTTCTAAGTTTGTGTAATTCGTAATCATCTTGGCAGACGCCCAACTCACACCCCAAATGACCATCGCGAATATTACTACATAAATTAAATTCAAGTTTAGCCTAGCCTTTCATTCCAGTTTTAAAAATTAACTGAAATTGAAAATCTAAAATTCTTGCCAAGATACATGCATTTTTTAAATTACTTTTAGAATGGAAAACGAAGAAATAGAAGAGATAAAACCAATCCGAAAGAATTTATTTTCTATTCACAAACTCGCCTATGCGCGCGGGGACAGACCACAGGTAGAATGCATTCTCTGTGGGGTAACCGAAAAAAATCCAGATGTCCCCAACCTCACGATTCACGAATCAACTCACTGCATTGTTTCTATAAATTTATTTCCCTACAATCCGGGGCATATCATCATTTTCCCCAAACGTCATACAATCGTCATCACAGACCTAAGCGACGAAGAAGTTTTAGACATGCACAAAATGCGAGTAAAAGCAATCCAAACTATTTCCAAAGCCTGGCGTGCTCAAGGATTTAACGTAGGATACAACCTTGGAAAAAACAGCGGCGGCTCGATTCCGCATATCCACGAACACATCGTCCCACGCTTCATCAACGAAGTCGGATTTTTAGATGTATTAGACAATACACGCATAGTAATTTACGATCCCTACCAAATGCTCGAAGAAATTCGTAGACTCTGGAACAGCGATTAAGATTGGGAATTGCGGCGCGGGAATTAAAATTAATGCGTGAAATGGTTTGAAACCGTTCCGTACATTTTGCAATCGCCGCCGCGCTCGCCTTCCTGAGTGTGGATGATGAAGATTATCCACACTCATCCAGTTGATCGCTAACGCTAGCATTAAGAAAAAAGATTTTTACAAATCCAAAATAGGAAAAAAAAATGCATCAAGAGATAATCAAAAAGCAGACAATGTGGCGAGTTCGAATTCTAACAGCAACTTGGTTTTCCTATGCGGGATTTTATTTTTGTAGAAAGAATTTTGCAATCGCAAAGTCTTCTATTCAAGAATCTCTCGCCATCACAAGCTCAGACCTCGCCCATATTTATACAGCTTATCTAATTGCTTACATGCTCGGGCAGTTTACAATGAGTATCCTCGGACCGAAAGTGGCAACTAGAATATTGCTATTAACCGGTATGGGAATTTCGATTGCCTGTAATATTATTTTCGGATTTTCTTATTTGCTCGGACCTGCGGGTTATTGGCCTTTTCTTCTATTTATGATTATAAACGGTTTTGCCCAAGCAGCGGGATGGCCTGGAAATGTAGGAGTATTGAGCAACTGGCTTCCACAAGGAGAGCGCGGGCGGATAATGGCTGTTTGGGCTACGTCGTATCAACTCGGAAGTATTCTTGCAAAAGTATTTGCAGCTTTTTTACTCGGTTATCTAGGAGTCATCTGGTCTTTTTGGGGAGCCTCCGCGGTTTTATTTGGAGTGTGGATTTTATTTTATTTCTTAGAAAGAGACAACCCCGAAGATGTTGGGCTTGATCCTATCATCGAAGAAGTAGAAGTTCCAGTTGAGACAAGCACACACCACGAATCCTTTTTAAAAGGGTGGAATAATAATGTTCTCCTCTCTGTTTTTTTCATGGGCTGTGTGTATTTCGTATTCAAATTTTTACGTTATTCGCTAGATAGTTGGGCACCTATGGCAATCGAAAAATTATTTCACCAAACAAAAGAACATTCTGGTTATATTTCAACTCTATTTGATTGGATTGGATTTACAGGAGTCGTCGTTGCTGGTTGGGTGTCTGACAAATACTTTCACGGCAAACGACACCAAACCATTTTCATCATGACCTGTGGAATGTTTGTCGCCTTCTGCCTAATTGCATTCATCGGAGTCAAGAGCGTATGGGCGTTTGCCGCTTGCCTCGCCTTCTGTGGATTCATGCTAATGGGTCCGGACTCTCTTCTTGCGGGTGTGGGAGCAATCGATGTAGGTGGACGAAAAATGGCAATCGTCGCAGCAGGAATTATCAATGGACTAGGCTCTATAGGACCAATCTTCCAAGAAGAAGTAATCGGTTGGATTCTAGATAGATACGAATTTCATTTTTCCTTTTACATGATGATAGGAATTTGTGCGCTAGGAATTCTAGGCAGCGGCTACTTAAGTTATCGATCCAGACACGGAAGTTCTAACTTATAAATTAAAATTAATGTTGTCGTAATCATCAAAAGAAATTTAAGTTACTAAATGACAAAACAGGCGAAAGGCAATACTAAGTTTCTACCCAAAGGATTGGAAATTCTTCACGAAGATAGAGATATACTCGTGGTCAACAAACCGAGCGGATTACTCACAATAGCCACAGAATCAGAGAAAGCAAAGACCGCCTACGCATCCCTCACCGACTATGTAAAAAAAGGAAATTTCAAATCCAAGAATCGTATTTTTATTGTTCACAGACTAGATCGTGATACCTCCGGCATACTCGTATTTGCCAAAACAGAGTCAGCAAAATTAAATTTACAGGACAATTGGGATACAACGAGTAAAAAATACGTTGCCGTTACCCACGGACGCTGGGAAAAATTGGAAGGAACAATCAGTTCCTACTTAACTGAAAACAAAGCACTACTGGTCTATTCCACAAAAGACCAGTCAATCGGAAAACTATCGCATACTCAGTATAAAGTATTAAAGGATACTACCAATTATTCGCTAGTCGAAATCAATCTATTAACCGGAAGAAAAAACCAAATCCGCGTTCATTTTGCAGACGAGCATCACCCCATCGTAGGCGATCTAAAATACGGCGATGACAAAAAGAAATACCTGCGACTTGCTCTTCATTCTCTTTCTATTCGCTTCAAACATCCATTCAGCGGAAATGAAATCTTCTTTGAAACTACAATCCCAACTTTCCTTTCTGATCTTGTCGGAGGATATGGGGGTTAATGGTTAATTGTTAATGCGGAATGGTTAATTGGGAATTTTGAATTAGGACGTTTCTTGTCATCCCCGAAATTTTATCGGGGATCTCAACTTATTTGCATATCCTGTTCATTAATTGAAAAATTATTTTTTGTGGAAATGGGTTTTTAATTGTTCTATATCGATAATCACGATAATAATACGTTCCACCCCAATTTGTAAAAGGAGCAAGTATTAGAATTCCTAGAAAAAATTTAAGAAATCGAATTTCAAAACGAGTTGGTTTACTTCTTATCCATAGCGGATCATGCTGATAGCCAAACGTCAAAAGTAAGGACTTGAGATTCTTTTGGTCTAAAAGAAAAACCTTCATTCAAAGCAATATCAATCGAAGCATAATATTCACCTTCTTTTATCAGTGTCCACTCCGCCCTTCGCTCCAAGTATTCGCGACCAACGCCTTCGCATGGTAATCTGTTTCTTAATCCAAAAAAGCATTTATTTTTTAACATGCAATTAGAACACTGTATGTATGAAACAAAAATCTGTTAGTTTAAAAGAAGGCTATGTAGTCTCGAGAGAATTAGAAGAAGCACTTCTAGTAGCAGAGGTTACAGGTAGACCACTTCTTATCAAAGGCGAACCCGGAACCGGCAAAACGCTGTTAGCCGAGCATATTTCTAAGACGCGCAATCTTCCCATTTTTAAATGGCATGTTAAGTCTACGAGTCTTGCAAAGGATGGACTTTATTTTTATGATGCAGTGTCTCGCTTAAATGACTCCCGTTTTAACGAAGGAAAAGATAGAGACAAAGTTCACAATATTGAAAATTACATTCGCATGGGACCACTCGGACTTGCCTTTGAGTCAAGTGTTCCGTCTATCGTTCTAATCGATGAGATTGATAAAGCAGATATAGAATTTCCCAATGATTTATTGCTTGAACTCGACCAAATGGAATTTGTAGTCATCGAAACTAACCGAGTTGTAAAAGCAAAACAGCGTCCCCTTACGATTATTACATCAAACAATGAGCGCGAACTTCCAGATGCATTTTTACGTCGTTGTATATTTCATTATATTGAATTTCCATCAAAAGAACTCATGGAGCAGATAATCCGTGTTCACCTCCCGGACATTGACTCAACTCTCATTCAAACTGCCATGAAAACATTTTACAAGATTCGCCGTATGGAAGATATGAAGAAAAAACCTTCTACGAGTGAATTACTTGATTGGATTCAAATTCTTCTCTACCAAGGAGCAAACTTAAATCCAATGGATAAAATTCCATTTCTCGGCGCACTTGTTAAAAACGAAGAAGACTTATTGCAATACGCCGGTCAATTGCATGTTCCGCCTAAGGAGTAGCTAATCTGTGTTTACCCAATTCTTCTACAGGCTAAAGAATAGAAAAATTCCAGTCTCAACGGCGGAGTTGATTGATTTACTAAAAGCGATTTCTTATTTCTCTGAGAAGCGTGGCTCGCTTTCGGTGAATGAATTTTACTCTATTTCACGCAATTGCCTCGTCAAAGATGTAAAATACTACGATGACTTTGATTTGATCTTTGCAGAAGTCTTTAAGGGGCAAATTGGAGAGACTAACGAGATGAAGCCTCTCATCGAAGAATGGCTCAAAAAAGCAATCGAAAGAGAAATTCCACAAGAGCAAAAAAACGCCGCAGTTAAACTAGATTACGAAGAAGTTTTAAAAAAATTAAAAGAAAGATTAGAAGAACAAAAAGAGCGCCACGATGGCGGAAATAAATGGGTCGGCACAAAGGGAACATCAGCCTTCGGTAACTCTGGATTTAACCCCAATGGAGTCAGGGCAGGCGGAGATTCTAGCGGCAAAACAGCATTTGACGTAATCGATGAAAGACGATTTAAAGACTACCGCACCGATGAAACTCTCAATGTGAGGCAAATCAAAGTTGCCCTCAAGAAATTACGCTATCTCAAAAAAGAAGGACGATTGGAATTTTCCATTCAAAAGACAATCGACAAGACCTCCGAGAATGGCGGCGAATTGGAATTAGTCCACGAGAGGTCTCGTAAAAATGATTTAAAGCTTTTACTTCTCATGGATGTTGGAGGAAGTATGAGTCCTCATGCTGCTCGTGTGAGTAAACTTTTTAGCGCGAG
This window encodes:
- a CDS encoding HIT domain-containing protein, producing MNCKICDIHHSKTIPMVIGETFHFVVRHSELSKNAPGYLYIEPKRHVEAYNDLIHGEFMQLGECMKLATEWIYKHFKPVKLYTITISEAVPHLHFHLVPRFEESPKGIEFLQQAISGHLPSTPKVQAELERVAALFVDN
- a CDS encoding DMT family transporter — its product is MVIWGVSWASAKMITNYTNLEVILFWRLLVTFVSLIPVLWITKDSFRIPKKGIPYAIGGAFVMLIYNALFFIGLRTGLSGAGGVFVTTLNPIINFFLVALLYKYKLHLWEYIGLALGLAGGLVILKVWGMSLSMLLSGGNVYFILASFTWAVLSIVTAKSKSYVSPITYSLYLYGIGTVVSFCLALPYDWLAPLSFDSNFWINIFYLGSISTSFGTTVYFIASSRLGSAKASSFIFLVPASAMLSSWGLLGETPQWTTIIGGLLAISAVYLLNRKKD
- a CDS encoding HIT domain-containing protein, with translation MENEEIEEIKPIRKNLFSIHKLAYARGDRPQVECILCGVTEKNPDVPNLTIHESTHCIVSINLFPYNPGHIIIFPKRHTIVITDLSDEEVLDMHKMRVKAIQTISKAWRAQGFNVGYNLGKNSGGSIPHIHEHIVPRFINEVGFLDVLDNTRIVIYDPYQMLEEIRRLWNSD
- a CDS encoding MFS transporter, translating into MHQEIIKKQTMWRVRILTATWFSYAGFYFCRKNFAIAKSSIQESLAITSSDLAHIYTAYLIAYMLGQFTMSILGPKVATRILLLTGMGISIACNIIFGFSYLLGPAGYWPFLLFMIINGFAQAAGWPGNVGVLSNWLPQGERGRIMAVWATSYQLGSILAKVFAAFLLGYLGVIWSFWGASAVLFGVWILFYFLERDNPEDVGLDPIIEEVEVPVETSTHHESFLKGWNNNVLLSVFFMGCVYFVFKFLRYSLDSWAPMAIEKLFHQTKEHSGYISTLFDWIGFTGVVVAGWVSDKYFHGKRHQTIFIMTCGMFVAFCLIAFIGVKSVWAFAACLAFCGFMLMGPDSLLAGVGAIDVGGRKMAIVAAGIINGLGSIGPIFQEEVIGWILDRYEFHFSFYMMIGICALGILGSGYLSYRSRHGSSNL
- a CDS encoding RNA pseudouridine synthase; the encoded protein is MTKQAKGNTKFLPKGLEILHEDRDILVVNKPSGLLTIATESEKAKTAYASLTDYVKKGNFKSKNRIFIVHRLDRDTSGILVFAKTESAKLNLQDNWDTTSKKYVAVTHGRWEKLEGTISSYLTENKALLVYSTKDQSIGKLSHTQYKVLKDTTNYSLVEINLLTGRKNQIRVHFADEHHPIVGDLKYGDDKKKYLRLALHSLSIRFKHPFSGNEIFFETTIPTFLSDLVGGYGG
- a CDS encoding MoxR family ATPase; translated protein: MKQKSVSLKEGYVVSRELEEALLVAEVTGRPLLIKGEPGTGKTLLAEHISKTRNLPIFKWHVKSTSLAKDGLYFYDAVSRLNDSRFNEGKDRDKVHNIENYIRMGPLGLAFESSVPSIVLIDEIDKADIEFPNDLLLELDQMEFVVIETNRVVKAKQRPLTIITSNNERELPDAFLRRCIFHYIEFPSKELMEQIIRVHLPDIDSTLIQTAMKTFYKIRRMEDMKKKPSTSELLDWIQILLYQGANLNPMDKIPFLGALVKNEEDLLQYAGQLHVPPKE
- a CDS encoding VWA domain-containing protein, with product MFTQFFYRLKNRKIPVSTAELIDLLKAISYFSEKRGSLSVNEFYSISRNCLVKDVKYYDDFDLIFAEVFKGQIGETNEMKPLIEEWLKKAIEREIPQEQKNAAVKLDYEEVLKKLKERLEEQKERHDGGNKWVGTKGTSAFGNSGFNPNGVRAGGDSSGKTAFDVIDERRFKDYRTDETLNVRQIKVALKKLRYLKKEGRLEFSIQKTIDKTSENGGELELVHERSRKNDLKLLLLMDVGGSMSPHAARVSKLFSASHQLNHFKEFHYYYFHNIIYDAVFTDASMSKKISISKLTKKFRPDTKVIYVGDASMHPYELFNKTGMYDYYGYGYLKNTKQDVKLKTGLQRLRDLTEYFQDSVWLNPDDRRYWHHETIEAIWDLVPMFFLSIDGLQRAVKKLLGK